The following is a genomic window from Episyrphus balteatus chromosome 1, idEpiBalt1.1, whole genome shotgun sequence.
acCGCCGTATAGTTAGCAGCGagttttcacgattttcaaaaattttgatgcaAATAATTAGGTGAGAATTAGGTGAAATTTGGTCAACGAATtttagaatttggtgaatcctagtttaaaagttattaacaatTTAAGGTTTGGCGTATAGTTAGCAAACGATAGTAACAAAAATAGGGTTTTTTGGTATCAATCGATCGGAAATCGCTTTGTGAAATTTGGTTAATCAATtttagaatttggtgaatcatagtttaataaataattaatcataattttaaataattaacaaaatgtgaaaaaaatgacAGTTCTATAAACAATTACAATTTACACACATATTTAACGTTACGCGACGTAATGTTATGTAACGTAGTAAAATCTGTCATacacgtacacaaaaccaacaCACATGAAACAAAATCTGTCCCAAACAACGTCAAAATGTTTGACAGCCCATAatttatttcacattttttcccGCGTTTCTTtctatttaaacaaacaaaaaaaagaaaagttctcGACAAACTTTTATGTACATCCTAAATATACCCATATCCCGGTctgtaattttctaaaaatattttttgttgattattTATTGTCCTTTTATGGGAAGTGCTAAAACCTACGGAACTTATCCATCGTTGGTTGTGTTAAATGCATTAAGGTgcttcagaaaaaaagagtCCAATAGACTTATGTTTGCAAGCCGCCACCatcagtttttctttttctttataaacAAATCTTAAGCATTTTCTTaagggaaaaacaaaaaaggaagaagatttTAAATGATGGCCAACAGAATCATTCAATTATACATATGTGCAAGCTATCCTAGACTTTATGCTGCAAAGGATGAGTGTAGTATTGCGACAAGGTTTAGTACGTCTTATGCTGATTGCAACATATATACTCTTGGTACAGATTCCAAGAATCTTAAGTAACAAATAACATTTTATTATAGTGAGCGTATCAAGAAGATCCCAGGCTAAAGGAGATTAATATGAAAGTGCAACGAATCGAAAAATCAACAACGTGCTTAGTCTTAACACTAATCAAGCAATTTGATGATCAAAATACACTCCGTCAGATGCTCTACATCGCTGACAATGTACCTAATTTCCATATGTTGTTCAAGATGCGCCCCTCTGATCTGATTTATAAAATCTAGTAGCCACATTCAAAGAATGTCAAACCTGCTGAAAATGCAGACGGTATTCTTGAAGACCATGAGGAAAATCCACATGTTTTCTTTAAACGTTTACCCAAGGTTATTGGCGACATTTGGAAACGTATAACGTCAGTGTGGGCGTGTATACTGAAACAGTATTTGAAAGATATGTACGCCCTACAGGCTAAGAAGAcggtaaaatataaaataacacaaacattttacaaaaaattgttacgACGAAAACAGTGCCCAATTTCAATTGCAGAAATTAAGGAATTGGTCATAAAATCAAGTGATGTCTGTTTAAATCCAGAAGATGAGAAAGatttatttatatgtatgtacatatgttctTTATGATAaatgtaaaagaatttattctctTTCAGTTTTTCAGTTTAAACAACTTATAAATAAGTTTGATCCAGATGATGCATATCTGCTcttgataaagaaaaaaaataaacatgatcAAGCTGGTGAGAGTAGTATAGGAGCAAGAGCGGGCAGTGCGACAACGCCACATGTAAATAGTGTTAATCATACGATGGTTTCAAGACCATCCCAAAGCAAGGTTAGTCAAAGAATGTTGTCTTTGTGATTTGCTTtcacaagttattttttttatcgatagaatgcaacaaaaaattctttcctataaTCTTTCCTCTTTTCTATTCCTTCTGACTTGTGCCGTGCAGCAtgcatttaaaagttataaaggtCCTACAAGCATATAgtcaaaattattattgttaatGCTCCTGGAGTCAGGTGCTTCTATTAATAAAGtacctacaaaaatttaatattattttcaaatgcaaagttttcaacattttaattcttatatttgacaaaaatgtttGTCAGATCTATGCTTAAACTAATCAAAATTGCACCTCCTTGCTAGCATTACACGGCCAGTAAAACCCAGATTGGTGAAAACAGTCAAATAATTATGTTCTTTGTTCTGACAATTTTGTTACATATGTATTATGTTTCTCTTGAAACTGTTGCATGTCTAAtgcaaaattctgccaattacTTGTGTATATGTATGTCTGTCTTCAAATGGGTAGGATTTTGCTATCGGGTTTCAACTACCTTTTTTGTGATCTACAAGTTTCATCAGACAGAATCGGATAACAATGTTTTCTTgtgtgaatattattttttttttgtttatatggaATCTTGCAATCTATTTTAAAGTATAGCACTACCACAAAATTTGTTAACCAAAATGTAGGCTTACATGTACGATGTACCTACCTAAACCCAAATATACAATTATTGTCTTTGGAATCGATATcttaagatataaaaaatagtaaacaaaaacaataccgTCCCATTGTAGCACTTTGCTTTTATTTACccctaaaaaatgttataattgttttaatacaattttttttttcagagaatCGTTGGATAGTAGCAGTGGAAAAATTGCACCCAGCATAGGCTTTGGAACGCCAACATTACAGAACaaatgaatcagaaacaacTATTGGAAAATTGACccaatgaataataataataataattagtttttaacaagtcttgttatt
Proteins encoded in this region:
- the LOC129907466 gene encoding uncharacterized protein LOC129907466 encodes the protein MYALQAKKTCPISIAEIKELVIKSSDVCLNPEDEKDLFIFFQFKQLINKFDPDDAYLLLIKKKNKHDQAGESSIGARAGSATTPHVNSVNHTMVSRPSQSKRIVG